A segment of the Pyrococcus kukulkanii genome:
TAAGGTCAGCCAGGAATCCGGTCATCACCCTTCAGCATCGGATGGCGCTCATCACACTGGGTAAGTTAGTCAGACCTTTAAAAACCTTTTAACCTCCTTGGCAACTTCTTCAACTTTTACCTCCCTCTGCTCTCCACTTTCCATATCTCTAATCGTTATAACCCCCCTTTCCAAGTCCTTCCTTCCAACGATTATTGTTATCTTAGCTTTAATCCTGTTTGCGTAGTCGAGGGCCTTCCTCAGCTTCCTCCCCATGAGTTCTACTTCAACCTTAACACCTTCTCTTCTAAGCCTTGAAGCTATCGAAATTGCCTCTCTCTTTGTGTCTCCTACTGAAACGACATACACGTCCGGTGAGAGATCTATTTCGGGAATTACCCCCTTCCATTCTAAGATCGGAATAAGCCTCTCAACACCTATCGCAAAGCCAGTCGCCGGGGTAGGCCTCCCACCGAACACCTCGATTAAGTTGTCGTACCTTCCTCCCCCACCAATAGATCCTATTCCAAGCTCATTGGGTGCAATAGCCTCAAAGACGACACTCGTGTAGTAATCAAATCCTCTTGCAATCCCAAGATCTATCACAACCCAGGATGAAACCCCATAAGCATTTAGGATATCAACAAGCTCGTACAATTTTTTTATCTCATCCTGGGCCTTTTCGCTCTTAAACAACTCCTCGGCCTTCGGTAAAACTTCATCTGGTCTGCCCCTTATCTCCACAAGCGAGAGAACTTTCTCAACTTCAGCATCGTCAAGCCCAAACTTCTTGAGCTCATCTATGAACTCTTCCTGGGTGAGCTTGTCCTTCTTATCTATTATCCTCATTAGGCCTATGTCATCCTTAACCCCGAGCATCTTTGCGAACTCGTCAAGCAAAACTCTATCTCCAATGTTCACTGTAAAGTCTTTCAAACCAACGGAGAGGTAGCTCTCGACGAAGAGAGAAATCACCTCGGCATCTGCCTCAACCCTATCGCTCCCTATAAGCTCAACCCCAGCTTGCCAAAACTCCCTGTAGCGACCGCTCTGAGGCTCTTCATATCGGAACATGTTGGCTATATAGTACCACTTTATGGGCTTTGGAGCATTCTGAAATTGGTTGACGTAAAGTCTAGCAACGCTTGATGTCATGTCCGGCCTTAGAGAGACATTCCTCCCTCCCTTATCCTTGAACGCATACAGCTGCTTCACTACCTCTTCCCCACTCCTGAGTTCAAACAATTTAGTGTACTCCATTACTGGAGTTAGAACCTCCTTAAAGTTATATCTCTCGAAAACTTCCCTTATTCTTTCGAACACCCATCTTCTCTTCGCCATCTCTTCCGGAAGAAAATCCCTCGTTCCCTTTACCCTCTCTATCATCTTTATCTCCCTCTGCCTCTATCCAAACCCAAAATAAAAACCTTCTGAAATCTGAAATTTTGTCGAAAACTTTTATATGCATAAAATGTAAAATATCAGCTGGTGATCCTCATGGGCAAGCTCGACTGGATTAGGGAAGAACTTGAGGAACTAAAGAAGAAGGGCCTTTATGTAACCATTAGAGTCCTTCAAAGCGCCCAAGGTCCGTGGATCGTTGTGAACGGGAAGAGAGTTTTGAACATGTGTTCAAACAACTACCTCGGCTTAGCAGCACATCCAAAGATTAAGGAGGCCGCAATAAGGGCCATTCTCGACTATGGTGTTGGAGCAGGTGCGGTAAGAACGATAGCCGGAACCATGGAGCTCCACGTTGAGCTTGAAGAAAAGCTGGCAAAATTCAAGAAGAGGGAAGCTGCGATCCTCTTCCAGAGCGGTTACAATGCAAACCTTGGAGCAATTAGCGCCCTCCTCAAGAAGGGAGAGGATGGAGTCTTTATCAGTGAAGAGCTAAACCACGCTAGCATTATCGACGGAATGAGGCTGAGCGGTGCTCCTAAGGTTATTTACAAGCACCTTGACATGGAAGATTTGAAGAAGAAGCTTGAGGAGAACAAGGACAAAAAGAAGAAGATAATTGTCACGGACGGAGTGTTCTCAATGGACGGTGACCTCGCTCCACTCCCGGAGATAGTTGAATTGGCCGAGCAGTACGACGCTATAGTGTACGTTGATGACGCTCACGGTGAAGGAGTTTTAGGAGACCACGGAAGGGGTATAGTGGACCACTTCAACCTTCATGATAGGGTAGACTTCGAGATGGGTACGCTGAGCAAGGCCTTTGGAGTTATCGGTGGCTACGTTGCGGGGCCCGAGGAGGCGATTGAGTACCTAAAGCAGAGGGCAAGGCCATTCCTGTTCTCAAGCGCTATGAACCCACCAGACGTTGCAGCTGCAATTGCAGCCGTTGAGATTCTCCAAAAGAGCGATGAGCTCGTCAAGAAGCTCTGGGACAACACGCACTACCTCCAGAAGGGACTTA
Coding sequences within it:
- the hisS gene encoding histidine--tRNA ligase, which gives rise to MIERVKGTRDFLPEEMAKRRWVFERIREVFERYNFKEVLTPVMEYTKLFELRSGEEVVKQLYAFKDKGGRNVSLRPDMTSSVARLYVNQFQNAPKPIKWYYIANMFRYEEPQSGRYREFWQAGVELIGSDRVEADAEVISLFVESYLSVGLKDFTVNIGDRVLLDEFAKMLGVKDDIGLMRIIDKKDKLTQEEFIDELKKFGLDDAEVEKVLSLVEIRGRPDEVLPKAEELFKSEKAQDEIKKLYELVDILNAYGVSSWVVIDLGIARGFDYYTSVVFEAIAPNELGIGSIGGGGRYDNLIEVFGGRPTPATGFAIGVERLIPILEWKGVIPEIDLSPDVYVVSVGDTKREAISIASRLRREGVKVEVELMGRKLRKALDYANRIKAKITIIVGRKDLERGVITIRDMESGEQREVKVEEVAKEVKRFLKV
- a CDS encoding glycine C-acetyltransferase translates to MGKLDWIREELEELKKKGLYVTIRVLQSAQGPWIVVNGKRVLNMCSNNYLGLAAHPKIKEAAIRAILDYGVGAGAVRTIAGTMELHVELEEKLAKFKKREAAILFQSGYNANLGAISALLKKGEDGVFISEELNHASIIDGMRLSGAPKVIYKHLDMEDLKKKLEENKDKKKKIIVTDGVFSMDGDLAPLPEIVELAEQYDAIVYVDDAHGEGVLGDHGRGIVDHFNLHDRVDFEMGTLSKAFGVIGGYVAGPEEAIEYLKQRARPFLFSSAMNPPDVAAAIAAVEILQKSDELVKKLWDNTHYLQKGLRDLGYDLGNTKHPITPVMLYDEKLAQEFSRRLFEEYNIFAQAIVYPTVPLGTARIRLEPSAAHSKEDLKLVIDAFEDLGKKTGFLK